Proteins encoded in a region of the Candidatus Aquicultor sp. genome:
- the ilvN gene encoding acetolactate synthase small subunit produces MKHILSVLVENKAGVLARVSGLFSRRGFNIDSLAVGPTENPDISRMTIVVDADETRLEQITKQLHKLVNVLKISDLDPKETVTRELVLIKVNANPNIRAEIIETASIFRANIIDVSKSTLTIEITGTSDKIQALEDLLRPYGIKELVRTGKIALARGKIAEA; encoded by the coding sequence ATGAAGCATATCCTGTCGGTTCTAGTAGAGAATAAAGCTGGTGTTTTGGCACGAGTCTCCGGCCTCTTTAGCAGGCGCGGCTTTAACATCGACAGCCTCGCTGTCGGCCCAACGGAGAACCCCGATATCTCACGCATGACAATCGTTGTTGATGCGGATGAGACCAGGCTCGAGCAAATAACTAAACAGCTGCACAAGCTGGTAAACGTGTTAAAAATCAGCGACCTCGATCCGAAAGAGACGGTCACGCGGGAACTTGTACTTATCAAGGTGAATGCCAACCCGAACATACGGGCGGAGATCATAGAAACCGCGAGCATCTTCAGGGCCAATATCATCGATGTAAGCAAGTCGACGCTTACCATAGAGATTACCGGAACGTCGGACAAGATACAGGCTCTCGAGGACCTTTTGCGCCCGTACGGTATAAAAGAGCTGGTGCGCACAGGTAAAATAGCGCTAGCTCGCGGCAAAATAGCTGAAGCTTAA
- the ilvD gene encoding dihydroxy-acid dehydratase, translating into MSTRSDEVKKGVIRAPHRSLLRATGLTDEEISRPFIGIANSANDVIPGHIHLDKIAEAVKAGIRLAGGTPFEFSTIGVCDGIAMNHPGMKYSLPSREIIADSVELVVEAHRFDALVLIPSCDKVTPGMLMAAARVNIPTVVVSGGPMLAGKYDGKDIDLISVFEAVGAVSSGAMTEEELAEFEACACPTCGSCAGMFTANTMNCLTEAIGLGLPGNGTIPAPYSERIRLAKHAGMAVMNLLAKNITPDKILTNDAFRNALTVDMALGGSTNTMLHLAAIAHETGLEFDLKLADKISQSTPNLCKISPAGTQHIEDLYRAGGIMAVMAELNKGGYLKTNTVTATGKTLAENLEGVSVLDSNIVRPLDNPYSATGGLAILFGNLAQDGAVVKQAAVKESMLVHSGPARVFDGEAEATDAIIGGKIKAGDVIVIRYEGPKGGPGMREMLTPTSALAGMGLDDKVALITDGRFSGGTRGAAIGHVSPEAQERGPIAAVQEGDTIEIDIPGRKLNVKLSDEKIQERLKSWTTPAPRVTKGYLALYARMVSSAAKGAVIE; encoded by the coding sequence ATGTCAACGAGAAGTGATGAGGTTAAAAAAGGGGTTATTCGGGCACCGCATCGGTCGCTTCTGCGAGCAACCGGTCTTACGGATGAGGAGATATCGCGGCCGTTTATCGGTATCGCCAACTCCGCAAACGATGTAATTCCCGGGCACATACACCTTGATAAGATAGCCGAGGCCGTAAAAGCGGGAATTCGTCTCGCGGGCGGCACCCCGTTCGAGTTCTCAACCATCGGGGTGTGCGACGGTATTGCGATGAATCATCCGGGCATGAAGTATTCGCTTCCAAGCCGCGAGATTATCGCCGATTCCGTTGAGCTTGTCGTTGAAGCCCATCGCTTCGATGCGCTCGTTCTTATTCCAAGCTGCGACAAAGTAACGCCCGGTATGCTGATGGCGGCCGCCAGGGTTAATATCCCAACGGTTGTTGTAAGCGGCGGGCCGATGCTTGCCGGTAAATACGATGGGAAGGACATCGACCTGATCAGCGTCTTCGAGGCGGTCGGTGCGGTGTCGTCGGGCGCGATGACCGAAGAAGAGCTTGCCGAGTTTGAAGCTTGCGCCTGCCCGACATGCGGTTCGTGCGCCGGTATGTTCACGGCTAATACTATGAACTGCCTGACCGAGGCCATCGGTTTGGGTCTTCCTGGTAACGGGACGATTCCCGCCCCGTACTCTGAAAGAATCAGGCTTGCCAAGCATGCCGGCATGGCGGTTATGAACCTGCTTGCAAAAAATATTACGCCGGATAAGATACTTACGAACGATGCGTTTCGCAACGCGCTCACTGTTGACATGGCGCTCGGCGGCTCGACGAACACTATGCTGCACCTGGCGGCGATCGCTCACGAAACCGGTTTGGAATTCGATTTGAAACTGGCGGATAAGATCAGCCAGAGCACGCCGAACCTGTGCAAGATAAGCCCTGCGGGCACACAGCATATCGAAGATCTGTACCGCGCAGGCGGCATCATGGCGGTTATGGCCGAGCTGAATAAGGGCGGCTATTTGAAGACGAACACCGTGACGGCAACAGGGAAAACCCTTGCCGAGAATCTCGAGGGCGTTAGCGTTCTCGACAGCAATATTGTTCGCCCGCTCGACAATCCGTACTCAGCGACGGGTGGCCTTGCCATACTCTTCGGAAACCTGGCGCAAGACGGCGCTGTGGTCAAGCAGGCGGCGGTCAAAGAAAGCATGCTCGTTCATTCGGGGCCGGCTCGCGTATTTGATGGTGAAGCTGAAGCGACCGACGCGATAATCGGTGGAAAGATAAAAGCCGGTGACGTTATCGTTATCCGATATGAAGGGCCGAAAGGCGGCCCCGGTATGCGTGAAATGTTAACGCCGACTTCCGCGCTCGCCGGTATGGGCCTGGATGATAAAGTGGCGCTTATCACCGACGGGCGTTTCTCGGGCGGCACACGAGGTGCTGCGATAGGGCACGTCTCGCCGGAGGCACAAGAACGTGGCCCGATTGCCGCAGTGCAAGAAGGCGATACTATCGAGATCGATATTCCCGGCAGGAAGCTTAACGTAAAGCTCTCAGACGAGAAGATCCAGGAGAGGTTGAAGAGCTGGACAACTCCTGCACCGCGGGTTACAAAAGGATATCTCGCGCTTTACGCGCGGATGGTTTCATCCGCCGCAAAAGGTGCTGTTATAGAGTAA
- the serA gene encoding phosphoglycerate dehydrogenase — MKVLVKEKISQAGIDKLKAAGFSVDVRTDMTADELLEEIGQYEALIVRSATKVTEDVISRANNMKIIGRAGIGVDNVDVEAATKRGIIVANAPQSNIVSAAEQTIALLLASARNIAQASASMKAGKWERSKFQGVEVYEKTLGLIGLGRIGTLVAQRAHGLGMKIIAYDPYISKERAAQLGIERAASLEDVLKVSDFLTVHLPKTKETIGMFGEREFALMKDGVRLINTARGGIYQTDALVNAIQSGKVAAMGVDVYEEEPPTGNPLLELDAVTCTPHLGASTIEAQDRAGTQIAEQVIAGLNGEFVSNAVNIPLIPVEAMEAVKPFLPLAEKLGKLFTKLAEGGVYSVDIDYIGPISKFDTKLLTIAILKGLFEGVVEEPVNYVNAPVFAEERGIEVNELRKASSQDYLNVIRVTGKNNGEPITVAGTLVGKKNQPRFVNVYQFDIDMAPSKYLAFFRYEDIPGMIGKVGTILGEHGINISNMQVGRKKIGGEALMGINVDIPIPDAVVEEIKGATGSFATFLTL; from the coding sequence ATTAAGGTTCTAGTTAAAGAGAAGATTTCCCAGGCAGGTATAGATAAACTCAAAGCTGCCGGTTTTAGCGTCGATGTGCGAACCGACATGACGGCCGACGAGCTGCTTGAAGAAATCGGCCAGTATGAGGCGCTAATCGTAAGAAGCGCAACCAAGGTGACGGAAGACGTCATCAGCCGTGCGAACAATATGAAGATTATCGGTCGTGCAGGTATCGGTGTTGATAATGTCGACGTCGAAGCGGCGACAAAGCGGGGCATTATCGTTGCGAACGCCCCGCAGAGTAATATCGTATCCGCCGCAGAGCAGACGATCGCGCTGCTATTGGCGAGTGCCCGCAACATAGCCCAAGCCAGTGCTTCAATGAAAGCCGGTAAATGGGAGCGGAGCAAGTTTCAGGGTGTCGAGGTATACGAGAAGACGCTCGGTTTGATCGGCCTCGGCAGAATTGGGACGCTTGTCGCACAGAGGGCGCACGGCCTTGGTATGAAAATTATCGCCTATGATCCATATATTTCGAAGGAGAGAGCCGCCCAGCTCGGCATTGAGCGGGCAGCGAGCCTTGAAGATGTTCTCAAAGTTTCTGATTTCCTTACGGTTCACCTTCCAAAAACAAAAGAGACCATCGGTATGTTCGGCGAGCGCGAGTTCGCCTTAATGAAAGACGGTGTGCGTCTTATTAATACAGCTCGCGGCGGTATTTACCAGACAGACGCTCTGGTAAACGCGATTCAGAGCGGTAAGGTCGCCGCTATGGGTGTTGACGTCTACGAGGAGGAGCCGCCGACCGGCAACCCGCTTCTCGAGCTTGACGCGGTTACCTGCACGCCGCATCTCGGTGCCTCGACAATTGAGGCGCAGGATAGAGCAGGCACTCAGATAGCCGAGCAGGTTATCGCAGGGCTTAACGGCGAGTTCGTGTCCAACGCCGTTAATATCCCGCTTATTCCCGTTGAAGCGATGGAAGCGGTTAAACCGTTCCTTCCACTAGCCGAGAAACTGGGAAAACTCTTCACCAAGCTTGCAGAAGGCGGCGTGTATTCGGTTGATATCGATTACATTGGACCGATTTCTAAATTCGATACCAAGCTTTTAACCATAGCAATTCTTAAAGGGTTGTTTGAGGGTGTTGTCGAAGAGCCGGTCAACTATGTTAACGCACCGGTCTTTGCCGAGGAGCGTGGTATCGAGGTTAACGAGTTAAGAAAAGCCTCGTCACAGGATTACCTTAACGTCATCCGTGTAACCGGCAAGAACAATGGCGAGCCGATAACGGTTGCAGGTACGCTGGTCGGCAAAAAGAACCAACCGCGTTTCGTAAACGTCTATCAGTTTGATATCGATATGGCTCCGAGCAAGTACCTGGCATTTTTCCGCTATGAGGATATCCCGGGCATGATCGGTAAAGTCGGAACCATTCTAGGTGAGCATGGGATTAATATCTCCAACATGCAAGTCGGCCGTAAGAAAATCGGTGGGGAAGCGCTTATGGGCATCAACGTCGATATTCCGATACCGGATGCAGTAGTGGAAGAGATTAAGGGTGCGACCGGGAGTTTTGCAACTTTCCTGACATTGTAG
- a CDS encoding RNA polymerase sigma factor: MQNEVNSITKTCCDCDSCIMPCSRNKNLENGRLHLPKITGNENHTFDDEAFNALYKMHYKRIYALAYRMVRRREDAEDIAQETFLRAFRNFDKLDPRAPIFTWLCKIATNLCIDNARKGKNVQLISLDGCYVADILEQKCKLLMKVIDLGQNIDMEETLELIHKAMDALPPHYCQVLVLRGCEELPSKDVAKIMDISVSSVDTILHRARSKVKKIYQELFEKHHVHVFFGVWFIGHLLHRFHLPITRLLK, translated from the coding sequence ATGCAAAACGAAGTGAATAGTATCACAAAGACTTGCTGTGACTGTGATTCGTGCATCATGCCGTGCTCTCGTAACAAAAACCTTGAGAACGGGCGTCTCCATCTGCCCAAAATTACCGGTAATGAAAACCATACCTTTGACGATGAGGCTTTCAACGCTCTATACAAGATGCACTATAAGCGTATTTACGCGTTAGCCTACCGGATGGTAAGAAGAAGAGAAGATGCCGAAGACATAGCGCAAGAGACGTTTTTACGGGCATTTAGGAATTTCGATAAACTCGACCCGCGAGCCCCTATCTTTACCTGGTTATGCAAAATTGCGACCAACCTCTGTATAGACAATGCGAGAAAAGGCAAGAATGTTCAATTGATCAGCCTCGATGGCTGTTATGTTGCTGACATTCTCGAACAAAAATGCAAATTACTTATGAAGGTAATTGACCTCGGCCAAAACATCGATATGGAAGAAACGTTGGAGTTAATCCATAAAGCCATGGATGCGCTGCCGCCGCATTACTGCCAAGTCTTGGTCTTGCGCGGCTGCGAAGAACTCCCCTCAAAAGACGTAGCCAAAATCATGGACATTTCCGTATCTTCCGTCGATACTATCCTGCACCGTGCCCGATCTAAGGTTAAAAAGATATACCAAGAGTTGTTCGAGAAGCACCATGTCCATGTGTTCTTTGGCGTGTGGTTTATCGGGCATCTATTGCACAGGTTCCATCTGCCTATCACGAGGCTTCTGAAATAA
- the ilvC gene encoding ketol-acid reductoisomerase, translated as MAKIYYDQDADLGLLSGRKVAVIGFGSQGHAHAQNLRESGVDVIVGELEGGKAWNNAKEKGFNVMSAAKASEAADFIMVLAPDEFQGGIYEREIKGNLKAGKTLAFAHGFNIHFHQIVPPADVDVVMIAPKGPGHIVRRMYEEGVGVPALIAVYQDASGKAKATALAYAKGIGGTKAGVIETTFAEETETDLFGEQAVLCGGTSELVRAGFDTLVEAGYQPEIAYFECMHELKLIVDLMYEQGISGMRYSISNTAEYGDITVGKRIITEETRKEMKRVLEDIQTGRFAREWILENTANQPVLKAMRKKESNHLIEQVGKQLRSMMAWIKQKELL; from the coding sequence ATGGCAAAGATTTACTACGATCAGGACGCAGATCTCGGCTTACTAAGCGGCAGGAAAGTCGCTGTTATAGGCTTTGGAAGCCAGGGTCATGCACACGCACAAAACCTTCGCGAAAGCGGGGTAGATGTTATCGTTGGCGAACTCGAGGGCGGCAAGGCATGGAACAATGCCAAAGAAAAAGGCTTTAACGTTATGTCCGCAGCGAAGGCTTCAGAAGCCGCCGATTTCATCATGGTATTAGCGCCGGACGAGTTCCAGGGTGGAATCTACGAGCGCGAGATCAAAGGTAATCTTAAGGCAGGCAAGACGCTCGCGTTCGCACACGGTTTCAATATCCACTTTCACCAGATTGTTCCGCCGGCAGATGTCGACGTTGTTATGATCGCACCAAAAGGCCCGGGCCATATCGTTCGCCGCATGTATGAAGAGGGCGTCGGCGTACCGGCCCTCATCGCGGTCTATCAGGATGCCAGCGGCAAAGCGAAAGCTACAGCGCTCGCATACGCAAAAGGTATCGGCGGCACGAAGGCCGGCGTTATTGAGACCACATTCGCTGAGGAGACCGAGACCGATCTCTTTGGTGAGCAGGCGGTTCTCTGTGGCGGTACTTCAGAACTCGTCCGCGCCGGATTCGATACACTAGTCGAGGCCGGTTACCAGCCGGAAATCGCATACTTTGAATGCATGCACGAGCTTAAACTGATCGTCGATCTTATGTACGAGCAGGGTATCTCGGGTATGCGCTACTCAATTAGTAACACCGCCGAGTACGGCGATATCACCGTGGGCAAACGAATCATCACCGAAGAGACCCGCAAAGAGATGAAGCGTGTCCTCGAAGACATCCAGACAGGCCGTTTTGCACGCGAGTGGATACTTGAGAACACAGCTAATCAGCCGGTGCTCAAGGCCATGAGGAAGAAAGAATCCAATCACCTGATCGAGCAAGTTGGCAAGCAACTCCGTTCGATGATGGCATGGATTAAGCAAAAAGAGCTGCTCTAA
- a CDS encoding alanine--glyoxylate aminotransferase family protein, translated as MRKDYMMTPGPTPVPSEVLLSQARPMFHHRTPLFEELLVSVEEGLKYVFQTENEVLIYTASGTGVMESSVVNLLSAGDTVLCCSNGKFGDRLVKINETYGMNVIKLEYAWDQVVKPNDIKRELDAHPDIKAVFVVQSETSTGVLNDVKTIGGIVKDYPAVFVVDSITGIGAVECRTDQWNLDIVMTGSQKGLMMPPGLACVSVSKKAWAKTETSTLPKFYFSWKKAADTLAKKTTAFTPAVSLVVGLGEALNLMRNEGLDNIIHRHKILADAIRAGLEAMGLKLFAPPEGRGSAVTPAWVPEGVDGGKLVKLLKSEYGITIAGGQDHLKGKIFRIGHLGYFDRFDIMTTLAGVEMVLSELGYPVTLGIGVQAAEKIFMENPF; from the coding sequence ATGCGTAAGGATTACATGATGACACCAGGGCCTACGCCCGTCCCATCTGAGGTTCTGTTGTCACAGGCGCGACCGATGTTTCACCATAGGACGCCTTTATTCGAGGAGCTTCTTGTCTCAGTCGAGGAAGGGCTAAAATACGTATTCCAGACAGAGAACGAGGTGCTGATCTATACGGCTTCGGGAACAGGCGTTATGGAATCATCCGTAGTCAACCTGCTATCTGCCGGCGATACGGTACTGTGCTGTTCGAACGGTAAATTTGGTGATCGCCTGGTCAAGATTAATGAAACTTACGGCATGAACGTTATCAAGCTCGAGTATGCATGGGATCAAGTTGTAAAACCCAACGATATCAAGCGCGAGCTCGATGCTCATCCTGATATAAAAGCGGTCTTTGTTGTTCAAAGCGAGACATCGACCGGCGTTCTCAACGACGTGAAGACGATCGGCGGCATCGTTAAAGATTACCCAGCCGTTTTCGTCGTCGACTCGATTACCGGCATCGGTGCCGTTGAGTGCAGAACCGACCAGTGGAATCTCGACATTGTTATGACCGGTTCGCAAAAAGGTCTCATGATGCCGCCGGGGCTCGCCTGTGTGTCGGTGAGCAAAAAAGCATGGGCTAAGACTGAGACCTCGACCCTTCCGAAATTCTATTTCAGCTGGAAGAAAGCAGCCGATACGCTGGCTAAGAAGACGACGGCGTTTACGCCCGCGGTCTCATTGGTCGTAGGTCTCGGTGAAGCGCTCAATCTTATGCGTAATGAAGGTTTGGACAATATTATCCATCGGCACAAAATTCTTGCCGATGCCATAAGAGCCGGTCTTGAAGCAATGGGGCTAAAGCTCTTCGCACCGCCGGAAGGTCGCGGCAGCGCGGTTACTCCGGCATGGGTGCCTGAAGGCGTCGATGGCGGCAAACTCGTTAAGCTGCTTAAGAGCGAATACGGTATCACTATAGCCGGCGGTCAGGATCATCTTAAAGGTAAGATATTTAGAATCGGCCACCTCGGCTATTTCGATAGGTTCGATATTATGACAACGCTTGCGGGCGTTGAGATGGTTCTCTCTGAGCTCGGCTATCCTGTGACATTAGGTATCGGCGTCCAGGCGGCTGAGAAGATTTTCATGGAGAATCCGTTCTAG
- the ilvB gene encoding biosynthetic-type acetolactate synthase large subunit, producing MRITGAEALIKSLEMEGVEVLFGYPGGMVLPIYDALYDCKTIRHVLVRHEQCAGHAADGYARATGKVGVCLVTSGPGATNLVTGLANAFMDSVPMVAITGQVATTVLGTDAFQEADVTGITLPITKHNFLVKDVSLLPTIIRQAFQLAGSGRPGPVLIDIPIDVARAEIDFKYPDAMTIPGYKPTYKGHAKQIKEAAKLITQAKKPIIYAGGGIPKSEAWEELRALAEMVQIPVTTTLMGKGAFPDSHELALGMLGMHGTRYANYAIMDSDLILALGVRFDDRATGKVSAFAPHAKIVHVDIDPAEIGKNVAVDLPIVGDVKIVIKDMIAAVHKIEGPYADKSAWHAKINGWKERYPLHYHQEDVIKPQYIIEKISELTRDRDSVITTGVGQNQMWSALFCGVDRPRSFLSSGGLGTMGFGLPAAIGAQLGRPDAVVVDIDGDGCVQMVSQELATIAAEKLPVIVAILNNRYLGNVRQWQELFYNHRYSSVDLDVGTPDFVKLADAYGIKGVRVTEVADVETTLRAAIEAREPIVIDFMVAREENIYPMVAPGSSIDEMLGGIPGAPLSQMLDEEEEVEENEAYPVGSSRE from the coding sequence ATGCGCATTACAGGAGCAGAAGCATTAATTAAAAGTTTGGAGATGGAGGGCGTAGAGGTACTCTTCGGCTATCCCGGCGGGATGGTCCTTCCCATCTATGATGCGCTTTACGATTGCAAGACGATCCGTCACGTCCTGGTTCGACACGAGCAGTGTGCCGGCCACGCGGCGGACGGTTACGCGCGAGCGACCGGTAAAGTGGGCGTCTGTCTGGTGACATCCGGGCCGGGCGCAACAAACCTGGTTACAGGGCTGGCGAACGCATTTATGGATTCCGTTCCCATGGTTGCCATAACCGGACAGGTAGCAACGACGGTGCTTGGCACCGATGCGTTTCAGGAAGCGGACGTCACAGGGATAACCCTGCCGATTACCAAACATAATTTCCTCGTGAAAGATGTGAGCCTGTTGCCGACGATTATCCGCCAGGCGTTCCAGCTTGCCGGATCAGGCAGGCCCGGACCGGTTCTCATCGATATACCAATCGATGTTGCGCGAGCGGAAATTGATTTCAAATATCCTGACGCAATGACGATTCCGGGGTATAAGCCCACGTACAAAGGCCATGCGAAGCAGATCAAAGAGGCGGCTAAGCTTATCACCCAAGCCAAAAAACCGATCATCTACGCGGGCGGCGGCATTCCGAAATCGGAAGCGTGGGAAGAGCTGCGCGCTCTCGCGGAAATGGTACAAATCCCGGTCACGACAACGCTTATGGGCAAGGGCGCATTCCCGGATAGCCACGAACTGGCTCTCGGGATGCTCGGCATGCACGGTACACGCTATGCTAATTACGCCATCATGGACAGCGACTTAATCCTGGCGCTCGGCGTTCGCTTCGACGATCGTGCAACCGGCAAGGTCTCGGCTTTCGCGCCGCACGCGAAAATCGTTCACGTGGATATCGACCCGGCGGAAATCGGCAAAAATGTCGCAGTTGACCTGCCGATCGTTGGTGACGTGAAGATAGTTATTAAGGACATGATCGCGGCGGTGCACAAAATCGAGGGTCCGTATGCCGACAAGTCGGCGTGGCACGCCAAGATCAATGGATGGAAAGAGCGGTATCCGCTCCATTACCACCAGGAAGACGTGATCAAACCGCAGTACATTATTGAGAAGATCAGCGAGCTGACGCGTGACAGGGATTCGGTTATCACCACCGGTGTCGGTCAGAATCAAATGTGGTCGGCGCTGTTCTGCGGGGTGGACAGACCCAGAAGTTTCCTCTCGTCGGGCGGTTTAGGTACGATGGGATTCGGTTTGCCGGCGGCAATCGGTGCTCAGCTCGGTCGCCCGGACGCAGTTGTTGTCGACATTGACGGTGATGGATGTGTCCAGATGGTATCGCAAGAGCTTGCTACCATTGCGGCGGAGAAGCTGCCGGTCATTGTAGCGATTTTGAACAACCGTTATCTCGGTAACGTTCGCCAGTGGCAGGAACTCTTTTATAACCACCGCTACTCAAGCGTTGATCTCGATGTTGGCACGCCGGACTTCGTTAAGCTGGCCGATGCCTATGGCATTAAGGGAGTTCGCGTGACCGAAGTTGCGGATGTTGAAACAACGCTTAGGGCGGCGATAGAGGCACGCGAGCCGATTGTCATAGATTTCATGGTCGCGCGCGAAGAAAATATTTACCCCATGGTGGCCCCGGGTTCGTCAATCGACGAGATGCTCGGTGGCATCCCCGGTGCGCCGCTAAGCCAGATGCTAGACGAGGAAGAGGAGGTTGAGGAGAATGAAGCATATCCTGTCGGTTCTAGTAGAGAATAA